A region from the Rhizoctonia solani chromosome 13, complete sequence genome encodes:
- a CDS encoding pectate lyase: MVQLSLATLAIVAGMFAQTALAAPSEKRAASCSFPNPSASTNVKLSAARTIKAGETFDGKNLRYGRGVKCGGQKEGGTKDAVFILESGATLANAVIGADQNEGVHCQGPCTIRNVWFEDVCEDAITIRQSSGTSTITGGGAKSASDKVVQHNGGGLVKIDSYCVQDFGKLYRSCGNCGTQVKRQVQISNIIARNGKLLAGVNSNFGDVATIETKTNSYTSLTSVCDTFQGNNKGDEPTTLTKNTANASCKF, from the exons ATGGTTCAGCTCTCGCTCGCTACCCTTGCCATCGTCGCCGGCATGTTCGCTCAGACTGCGCTCGCGGCTCCTTCGGAGAAGCGCGCGGCCAGCTGCTCGTTCCCCAACCCATCCGCATCCACCAACGTCAAGCTGTCCGCAGCTCGCACCATCAAGGCTGGCGAGACCTTTGATG GCAAGAACCTCCGCTACGGCCGtggtgtcaagtgcggcggTCAGAAGGAGGGCGGCACCAAGGACgccgtcttcatcctcgagTCCGGCGCTACTCTTGC TAACGCCGTGATCGGTGCAGACCAGAACGAGGGTGTGCACTGCCAGGGCCCTTGCACCATCCGCAACGTCTGGTTCGAGGACGTGTGCgaggacgccatcaccatcaGGCAGAGCTCCGGCACCTCCACCATCACCGGCGGAGGCGCTAAGAGCGCGTCCGACAAGGTCGTCCAACACAACGGCGGAG GTCTCGTCAAGATCGACTCGTACTGCGTCCAGGACTTCGGCAAGCTCTACCGCTCGTGCGGCAACTGTGGCACCCAGGTCAAGCGCCAGGTGCAGATCAGCAACATCATCGCTCGCAACGGCAAGTTGCTTGCAGGCGTGAACTCGAACTTCGGGGACGTAGCGACGATCGAAACCAAGACGAACTCGTACACCAGCCTGACATCGGTGTGCGACACGTTCCAGGGCAACAACAAGGGCGACGAGCCGACGACGCTGACCAAGAACACGGCCAACGCCAG ctgcaagttctga
- a CDS encoding pectate lyase, protein MVQLSLATLAIVAGMFAQTALAAPSEKRAASCSFPNPSASTNVKLSAARTIKAGETFDGKNLRYGRGVKCGGQKEGGTKDAVFILESGATLANAVIGADQNEGVHCQGPCTIRNVWFEDVCEDAITIRQSSGTSTITGGGAKSASDKVVQHNGGGLVKIDSYCVQDFGKLYRSCGNCGTQVKRQVQISNIIARNGKLLAGVNSNFGDVATIETKTNSYTSLTSVCDTFQGNNKGDEPTTLTKNTANASCKF, encoded by the exons ATGGTTCAGCTCTCGCTCGCTACCCTTGCCATCGTCGCCGGCATGTTCGCTCAGACTGCGCTCGCGGCTCCTTCGGAGAAGCGCGCGGCCAGCTGCTCGTTCCCCAACCCATCCGCATCCACCAACGTCAAGCTGTCCGCAGCTCGCACCATCAAGGCTGGCGAGACCTTTGATG GCAAGAACCTCCGCTACGGCCGtggtgtcaagtgcggcggTCAGAAGGAGGGCGGCACCAAGGACgccgtcttcatcctcgagTCCGGCGCTACTCTTGC TAACGCCGTGATCGGTGCAGACCAGAACGAGGGTGTGCACTGCCAGGGCCCTTGCACCATCCGCAACGTCTGGTTCGAGGACGTGTGCgaggacgccatcaccatcaGGCAGAGCTCCGGCACCTCCACCATCACCGGCGGAGGCGCTAAGAGCGCGTCCGACAAGGTCGTCCAACACAACGGCGGAG GTCTCGTCAAGATCGACTCGTACTGCGTCCAGGACTTCGGCAAGCTCTACCGCTCGTGCGGCAACTGTGGCACCCAGGTCAAGCGCCAGGTGCAGATCAGCAACATCATCGCTCGCAACGGCAAGTTGCTTGCAGGCGTGAACTCGAACTTCGGGGACGTAGCGACGATCGAAACCAAGACGAACTCGTACACCAGCCTGACATCGGTGTGCGACACGTTCCAGGGAAACAACAAGGGCGACGAGCCGACGACGCTGACCAAGAACACGGCCAACGCCAG ctgcaagttctga
- a CDS encoding citrate transporter, producing MALFISLAYIAIALDATGLLRFLAFWVVRKGGSSGHRLYLFLYIFFFVFGVIVGNDPIILSGTAFLAYLTKVAGIAPPTAWIFAQFCACNIASAVLVSSNPTNLVVAGGFEISFLAFTANLVLPVFASAIAVYPVLRWFLFRSEDLIPVSIYAQDLDPKAALVDSHGAIFGSSLMLTTLMVLVGTSAGGLHVEVWMITVPAAVIMFIRDVLHDINAHRRKAEVKTKSNPSSPIEPHHSGGPIPSDVGETPKENDNIELARFPSEATRRVSNGSVPKIPREPTTPESTLSFKLARRFPTPLTTLRRLPYPLLPFAFAMFILVQGLASTGWIAVFAGWWAAWARAAGLLGVVGGMGFVSVCLCNLCGTNIGATILLARVIQVWIRVHDPSPRSRHGAIYALAIGSNYGAFSTVFSASLAGLLWRDILRQKGIIVKRSEFAKLNLALIFVSMLVGCSVLVAQIYVRPPT from the exons ATGGCATTGTTCATATCCTTG GCGTACATTGCGATAGCACTCGATGCAACAGGGCTCTTACGATTCCTCGCTTTTTGGGTCGTTCGAAAAGGGGGCTCCTCTGGACATCGATTATACCTATTTTTATATATATTCTTTTTCGTATTTGGAGTTATTGTTGGAAAT GACCCGATCATACTTTCGGGAACCGCGTTTTTGGCATATCTCACAAAGGTAGCTGGAATAGCACCGCCCACAGCATGGATATTCGCACAATTTTGTGCTTGCAACATCG CATCGGCTGTCCTTGTATCATCCAACCCAACAAACCTTGTCGTTGCCGGCGGCTTCGAGATCTCGTTCTTGGCCTTCACGGCTAATCTGGTACTTCCTGTGTTCGCATCTGCCATCGCGGTCTATCCTGTTTTACGATGGTTCCTGTTTCGATCAGAAGATTTGATCCCGGTATCCATCTATGCGCAAGATCTTGATCCAAAAGCTGCCTTGGTAGATAGCCACGGGGCGATATTTGGATCTTCTCTGATGCTCACAACGCTCATGGTTCTCGTTGGAACTAGTGCTGGTGGATTACACGTCGAAGTCTGGATGATAACGGTACCTGCGGCGGTTATCATGTTTATTCGTGATGTTTTGCACGACATCAATGCTCATCGGCGAAAGGCCGAGGTCAAAACCAAATCCAACCCGAGTTCACCAATTGAGCCGCATCACTCTGGTGGCCCGATACCTAGCGACGTTGGAGAAACTCCCAAAGAAAATGACAACATCGAGCTGGCTAGGTTCCCGTCGGAAGCGACTCGCAGGGTCTCCAATGGATCAGTGCCCAAAATTCCACGCGAGCCTACCACACCAGAATCGACATTATCATTCAAGCTGGCTCGACGTTTTCCTACCCCCCTCACGACACTCCGCCGTCTGCCTTACCCTTTGCTTCCTTTCGCCTTTGCAATGTTCATACTTGTTCAAGGTCTTGCCTCAACTGGCTGGATTGCAGTCTTCGCAGGATGGTGGGCCGCTTGGGCGCGGGCTGCCGGATTACTAGGAGTTGTTGGAGGGATGGGTTTTGTTTCCGTCTGTCTGTGCAAT CTATGTGGTACCAACATTGGAGCGACGATTTTGCTTGCCCGTGTTATACAAGTCTGGATCCGAGTCCATGACCCATCACCTCGGTCTCGTCATGGAGCTATCTATGCGCTTGCCATTGGCTCCAATTATGGCGCCTTTTCCACCGTATTCTCTGCGTCTCTGGCGGGCCTGCTCTGGCGAGACATCTTGCGCCAAAAGGGCATTATCGTGAAACGCTCTGAATTTGCCAAGTTGAATCTTGCTTTGATCTTCGTCTCGATGTTGGTGGGATGCAGTGTTTTAGTCGCTCAGATTTATGTTCGACCACCGACTTAA
- a CDS encoding alpha/beta hydrolase family protein — MRFYSVLIAQKSALPPTTARPWTVLYRSDSGFRRNHNLLRTSSTARALLPTRSSFDLKSIRKFLGDGSVPVSALLAVSESSNAPSPWLVAGAVVGLPLALWIYKRKVLDDGSISTKDNLYGWYTNRKSLRRITRNAGNPLHRIPKLRLLVETLMGSFEREVKVVAVAPRSYWKSTKRSPSEAGFLSDYTAVLEWISTAYPHSPVVLYGHSIGGSIAVNLLGSLPTGSTSLASRVRGLVLENAFTSIPAMVRAVYPSKWLPYYYLGPLVFDKWDALSAIRQCGLSLSPPMAPSSALQNVILSSPSILIINSENDELVPSQMGEQILDAASKVHQELSNPLGTGPRRVVIPGALHDGAFTKRQWREEIRAYIAGVAAIDSYRKCGFGKGTNEDRTLNLKSLAEEHHYF; from the exons ATGCGCTTTTACTCGGTTTTGATAGCACAGAAAAGCGCTCTGCCGCCAACCACGGCTCGTCCCTGGACGGTGTTATATCGGTCCGACTCTGGTTTCCGCCGTAATCATAACCTTTTGCGGACTTCTTCGACGGCTAGGGCACTACTACCCACTCGTTCTAGTTTTGATCTCAAGTCGATACGGAAATTCTTGGGCGATGGTTCTGTACCAGTTAGCGCTCTTCTCGCCGTCTCAGAGTCATCTAATGCACCATCGCCTTGGCTGGTTGCCGGAGCTGTCGTAGGGTTACCCCTTGCGTTATGGATTTACAAG CGAAAAGTGCTTGATGATGGTAGTATTTCAACGAAAGATAATTTATATGG GTGGTATACCAATCGGAAGTCGCTCAGAAGAATTACGA GGAATGCCGGGAACCCACTTCATCGAATTCCCAAGCTCCGTTTGCTGGTCGAGACGCTGATGGGCAGCTTTGAACGAGAAGTAAAGGTAGTCGCAGTTGCGCCGCGTTCATACTGGAAATCTACCAAGCGATCACCTTCCGAGGCGGGCTTCTTGTCAGATTACACCGCCGTCCTCGAATGGATTTCGACTGCATATCCTCATTCGCCGGTTGTCCTGTACGGACATTCCATTGGTGGTTCGATTGCTGTGAACTTGCTGGGCTCTCTTCCGACCGGAAGTACATCATTAGCATCGCGTGTGCGCGGACTCGTGCTCGAAAATGCTTTTACGTCAATTCCAGCTATGGTTCGTGCGGTGTATCCTTCGAAATGGTTGCCTTATTATTACCTCGGACCGCTAGTATTTGACAAGTGGGATGCGCTTTCCGCCATTCGACAATGTGGTTTATCGCTTTCACCCCCTATGGCACCTTCCTCCGCGCTTCAAAACGTCATACTCAGCTCTCCCTCGATCCTCATAATCAATTCAGAAAACGACGAGCTTGTTCCATCTCAAATGGGAGAACAAATACTTGACGCCGCCTCAAAAGTCCATCAAGAACTTTCAAACCCTCTGGGAACCGGTCCGAGACGGGTGGTGATCCCGGGAGCTTTGCACGATGGCGCATTTACAAAGCGACAATGGAGGGAGGAAATACGGGCCTACATAGCCGGAGTTGCTGCTATTGATTCGTACAGGAAATGTGGGTTCGGAAAAGGTACCAATGAAGATCGTACGCTAAACCTCAAAAGTCTTGCAGAGGAACACCATTACTTTTGA
- a CDS encoding HMG (high mobility group) box protein: MKSRENGLVGVGTATPYRVLAADAKSRVLSFGTRFTTDERAGLAEPPESGVNPRLTDGQELGCALDGIEFTARGFDLRSSRDEKEAHGIHGTEADRDRVDRQGTRARYPVPAADTEGDAKSGIWIVAAMPPTRPDRQRAPTSSTTNNGSNATGSNAGGKAQPPRPPNAWILYRSDKLKELATQQTSGPRKPQAEISKIISQMWQQEGPDTKGKYETRAEEKKAEHAALYPDYKFAPMKKEDKAMLRKAQRLEKEEIRQAERNRKKRKGKARADDDNDNDDDDDDRPFQQLPYPLQRPAQSWYPPSTYGPQAQAQAPTLEYPQHPHPHPPHDDHAAFAAAGWSAPVDPQGRADDAPFRADAYQQDSYPEEEEWAGEEGEWSAEEAWAGRSRRGAVWDEEQIAGPSQHQDQDPVRQWTSISTTPPPQQPRSLTITLPAVINPSEQPYTFDLDFDMPMATFSGDPDANVAISLNDMNINESSSSSRNVGLNDLLRAPLPDIAVSFPDFVGNPDGHASFDVLSTENEEWWSALMNVAIPQDDTSYADSGPSQLMQSQPVAGPSYEPVAGPSSHQQQRPAPIHTQSLPTFNHGLPSPDGDHHHQGRRSRAASSAAYPGQMPGAFPEPSYQDSYQPQPQQYHQPPQQQEYNPSPFAQIASSRSNSGWRQPQQQQPQPAQQRSRAPSFPAPAPAFAQQQFSSAGAPFPSPSGTAQFPSPSGAGAFPSPSGAGAFPSPSGAMPHRHSHSHPHPQPHPHSQSFPHQRHIPAPPPPTRPPPPFSPPDKGKEKDPEAFDFSGWGSQYAAQPPTPAEDAVRRGVGVSH; encoded by the exons ATGAAATCGCGGGAGAACGGATTGGTAGGAGTGGGAACCGCAACCCCATATCGCGTACTCGCCGCGGACGCAAAATCGCGAGTTTTGAGTTTTGGGACCAGGTTCACGACCGATGAGCGCGCGGGCTTGGCG GAACCCCCGGAATCAGGCGTTAATCCCAGATTAACCGACGGACAGGAACTGGGATGCGCCCTCGATGGGATAGAGTTCACGGCCAGAGG TTTCGATCTACGCTCATCCCGAGACGAGAAGGAAGCGCATGGGATACACGGCACTGAAGCCGATCGCGATCGTGTCGATAGACAGGGAACAAGAGCAAGGTATCCCGTACCAGCGGCGGACACGGAGGGCGATGCGAAAAGCGG GATTTGGATTGTAGCTGCGATGCCTCCCACTCGCCCTGACCGTCAGAGAGCTCCTACTAGCTCCACCACGAACAATGGCTCCAACGCGACTGGCTCGAATGCCGGCGGGAAGGCTCAACCACCACGACCCCCGAATGCATGGATTCTCTATCGGTcggacaagctcaaggagCTTGCGACACAACAGACGAGCGGACCACGCAAACCGCAGGCCGAGATCTCGAAGATCATCTCGCAGATGTGGCAGCAAGAAGGACCGGACACCAAGGGCAAGTACGAGACACGTGCAGAGGAGAAGAAGGCCGAACACGCAGCGCTCTATCCCGACTACAAGTTTGCACCGATGAAGAAGGAGGACAAGGCCATGTTGCGCAAGGCACAGCGCCTCGAAAAGGAGGAGATCAGACAGGCAGAGCGCAACCGCAAGAAACGCAAGGGCAAGGCACGTGCCGACGATGACAACGACaacgacgatgacgatgatg ACCGTCCGTTCCAGCAGCTGCCCTATCCGCTGCAGCGACCGGCCCAGTCCTGGTATCCCCCATCGACCTATGGTCCACAGGCTCAGGCGCAGGCGCCGACACTCGAGTACCCCCAacacccccacccccatccACCCCACGACGACCACGCTGCCTTTGCCGCTGCGGGCTGGAGTGCTCCTGTCGATCCCCAGGGCAGGGCCGATGACGCCCCCTTCCGTGCCGACGCCTACCAGCAAGACAGCTAtcccgaggaggaagagtGGGCTGGCGAAGAGGGCGAGTGGAGTGCCGAAGAGGCCTGGGCCGGTCGCTCTAGGCGCGGCGCTGTCTGGGACGAGGAGCAGATTGCCGGTCCTAGTCAG CACCAGGACCAAGACCCCGTCCGCCAATGGACTTCGATCTCGACTACTCCCCCGCCCCAGCAGCCACGGTCGCTGACCATCACTCTCCCCGCCGTCATCAACCCCTCGGAACAGCCATACACATTCGACCTCGACTTTGACATGCCCATGGCCACCTTTTCCGGCGACCCAGACGCCAACGTTGCCATCTCCCTCAATGACATGAACATCAACGAGTCCTCCTCCTCGTCCCGCAACGTTGGCTTGAACGATCTCTTGCGCGCTCCCTTGCCTGATATTGCCGTTTCTTTCCCTGACTTTGTTGGGAATCCCGACGGACATGCCAGCTTCGACGTCTTGAGCACCGAGAACGAAGAGTGGTGGTCCGCCCTCATGAACGTTGCCATCCCACAAGATGACACCTCCTACGCCGACTCGGGCCCATCCCAGCTTATGCAGTCTCAGCCTGTCGCTGGCCCATCTTACGAGCCTGTCGCTGGTCCCTCGTCCCACCAACAGCAGCGTCCCGCCCCTATCCACACTCAATCCTTGCCCACATTCAACCATGGTCTGCCTAGTCCCGACGGcgatcatcatcatcaaggTCGGCGGTCACGCGCTGCATCCAGTGCTGCCTATCCCGGCCAAATGCCGGGCGCTTTCCCCGAACCATCCTACCAAGATTCCTAtcaaccccaaccccaacaatATCATCAACCCCCGCAGCAACAAGAATACAACCCCTCGCCATTTGCCCAGATCGCTTCCTCGCGATCCAATTCTGGATGGAGGCAAccccaacagcagcaaccgCAACCAGCACAACAAAGGAGCCGGGCACCTTCATTCcccgctcctgctcctgcctTTGCTCAGCAACAGTTTTCTTCGGCCGGTGCGCCGTTCCCTTCTCCCTCCGGAACCGCCCAGTTCCCTTCTCCATCGGGTGCTGGAGCCTTCCCTTCTCCTTCGGGCGCAGGTGCTTTCCCCTCACCATCCGGTGCCATGCCCCACCgtcactcccactcccatcCACACCCACAGCCGCACCCGCACTCCCAGTCCTTCCCGCACCAGCGCCATATCCCTGCCCCGCCGCCACCGACGAGGCCACCGCCTCCGTTCTCACCCCCCGACAaaggaaaggaaaaggaccCTGAGGCGTTTGATTTCTCCGGATGGGGCAGCCAGTACGCCGCTCAACCTCCCACCCCGGCTGAGGATGCGGTCAGGAGGGGTGTCGGAGTCTCGCATTGA